In Methanolobus chelungpuianus, a genomic segment contains:
- the tes gene encoding tetraether lipid synthase Tes: MWGLYLKEHTCSVCPLCGELIDAALLEEDGRIIMEKTCALHGRFREVYWSDAAMYRRFGKFSRIGCGLLNPNVNFNSDCPFQCGLCTSHKTGTILANIDVTNRCNMSCPVCFANARVSGRIYEPDMEQIRSMMTMLRDQKPVPCFAVQFSGGEPTVREDLPEIVEMAKDLGFVQIQVATNGIKFAQSVAYGEKMVQAGLHTIYLQFDGVTPDPYIRMRGFNAFPIKEKAIENARNAGIRSITLVPTLTKGVNDHQVGDLIRYAVKNRDVVKGVNFQPVSFTGRIRQEEREMSRITIPDLAKLTEEQTDGKIPCDAWYPVPFVVPISRFLSKARHKPLPEMTVHPHCGAATYIFVDEGNIIPITEFVDVEGFMEMIDEASHELNHDSRNLLVLANVLRKVPGFIDHDKEPRSVNVTRMLLNVLREGGESVVKQFHRESLFLGAMHFQDMYNLDMERIQRCGIHYATPDGKVIPFCTYNTLHRERVEALFSRPYVPAKEECTEQDPMPMALKE; encoded by the coding sequence GTGTGGGGATTATATCTGAAAGAACATACTTGCTCAGTGTGCCCTCTGTGCGGGGAATTGATAGATGCTGCCCTATTGGAGGAGGATGGCAGGATCATCATGGAAAAGACATGCGCTCTTCATGGTCGTTTCAGGGAGGTATATTGGTCGGACGCTGCCATGTACAGGAGATTTGGGAAGTTCTCACGTATTGGCTGCGGCCTTTTGAACCCTAATGTGAACTTCAACTCGGACTGCCCCTTCCAGTGCGGATTATGCACATCCCATAAGACAGGCACTATCCTGGCAAACATCGATGTCACTAACAGGTGCAATATGTCATGTCCCGTATGCTTTGCAAACGCCCGGGTCTCGGGAAGGATATATGAGCCTGACATGGAACAGATACGCAGCATGATGACAATGCTGAGGGACCAGAAGCCTGTACCATGTTTCGCGGTACAGTTCTCGGGAGGAGAGCCTACTGTGCGTGAAGACCTCCCGGAGATAGTGGAGATGGCCAAAGACCTTGGTTTTGTGCAGATACAGGTTGCCACCAACGGGATAAAGTTTGCCCAAAGCGTTGCCTACGGAGAAAAGATGGTACAGGCAGGGCTGCATACCATATACCTGCAGTTTGACGGGGTAACGCCTGATCCATATATAAGGATGAGGGGATTCAACGCCTTCCCGATCAAAGAGAAGGCAATAGAGAATGCGCGGAATGCAGGCATCCGCAGTATCACTCTTGTCCCCACTCTTACAAAAGGTGTCAATGACCACCAGGTGGGAGATTTGATAAGGTACGCTGTGAAGAACAGGGATGTTGTCAAAGGGGTGAACTTCCAGCCGGTATCGTTCACAGGACGCATCCGACAGGAAGAGAGAGAAATGAGCAGGATCACTATCCCTGACCTTGCCAAGCTCACAGAGGAGCAGACGGATGGGAAAATACCGTGTGATGCCTGGTACCCTGTACCCTTTGTGGTGCCCATATCAAGGTTCCTTTCAAAGGCCAGGCACAAACCCCTGCCTGAAATGACAGTACATCCCCACTGCGGGGCAGCTACCTATATCTTCGTGGATGAAGGCAATATCATCCCCATCACTGAATTTGTGGATGTGGAAGGGTTCATGGAGATGATCGATGAAGCTTCCCATGAACTTAACCATGACAGCCGGAACCTGCTCGTGCTGGCTAATGTACTGCGCAAGGTGCCCGGTTTCATAGATCATGACAAAGAGCCAAGATCGGTCAATGTTACGAGGATGCTGCTCAACGTCCTGCGGGAAGGCGGGGAAAGCGTGGTAAAGCAGTTCCACAGGGAGAGCCTCTTCCTGGGTGCCATGCACTTCCAGGATATGTACAACCTGGACATGGAGAGGATACAAAGGTGCGGGATACACTATGCAACACCTGATGGCAAGGTCATACCATTCTGCACCTATAATACGCTTCACCGGGAAAGAGTGGAAGCCCTGTTCTCAAGACCTTACGTACCAGCCAAAGAAGAGTGTACGGAACAGGATCCAATGCCCATGGCCCTGAAAGAGTAA
- a CDS encoding site-2 protease family protein, which translates to MENSIQIARIFGIPIKIHVSFLIVLPFFAWVFAVQPEPYGFAGTHPEVLKYAFALATAILLFASVLVHELSHSYFSLRYGTGIREISLYLIGGVSAMEGELRDSSKEAAMAFAGPFSSLVIGIVLLAVNYLLNPAASTAEGNALFMMIFILGYINVVLALFNLIPAFPMDGGRILRALLASRMSFVEATEKAAAVGKILALLMGVVGLLTSFWLVIIAIFIYMGASAEERQVKSVRY; encoded by the coding sequence ATGGAAAATTCGATCCAGATCGCCAGGATATTTGGCATACCGATCAAGATCCATGTATCGTTCCTGATAGTACTGCCCTTTTTTGCCTGGGTGTTTGCAGTGCAGCCCGAACCTTACGGATTTGCGGGAACACATCCTGAGGTGTTGAAGTACGCATTTGCCCTGGCCACAGCGATACTGCTGTTTGCATCCGTACTTGTCCACGAGCTCTCCCATTCATACTTTTCCCTGAGATACGGGACTGGTATAAGAGAGATATCGCTATACCTCATAGGCGGAGTATCGGCGATGGAAGGTGAGCTCAGGGACTCTTCAAAAGAAGCTGCCATGGCTTTTGCCGGGCCTTTCTCCAGCCTGGTCATAGGAATTGTGCTTCTTGCAGTCAACTATCTCCTCAATCCTGCTGCAAGTACGGCGGAAGGAAATGCCCTGTTCATGATGATCTTCATCCTGGGTTATATCAATGTGGTACTTGCATTGTTCAATCTCATACCTGCCTTCCCCATGGACGGTGGAAGGATACTGCGGGCTCTGCTTGCAAGCCGTATGAGCTTTGTGGAAGCCACTGAGAAAGCAGCAGCAGTAGGGAAGATACTTGCCCTCCTTATGGGAGTGGTCGGCCTGCTGACCAGCTTCTGGCTCGTGATCATAGCCATATTCATCTACATGGGTGCAAGCGCAGAGGAAAGACAGGTAAAGAGCGTCAGGTACTAA
- a CDS encoding S-layer protein domain-containing protein, which translates to MRRHINLSLLVSVLIITAIFLAATATAQNNTTGNRIWSADENLSLQYTWTAQSYSGFYFDLDSGEGSETLTVSLQSSSGRTIPAGALEYSTTPINTSFDRSDWGSYQVIGFMAERYFASYTDNSQFADDDVSLMSNGQLTRVLVDEDTRRSVFAGSAIVLNEGYRLNVVEVDLNGDSVLLNLVKDGQVVDTAIISGNSDYVYEAELGTQQDVPLIAVHFSNIFRGTETNAVFIQGIFQISESYVEIETGDRFGRMEIRSFSEGEISMENTNSISLTRGNTIPVMGKLQFVVADDSILRFGPVVDTSQPGSYELRGTVVEGEAYTWTPLNFEGFYYNIDEGVGTESLEITELNGRTISSGDLVYRSVPQQVSFEYSPWGSFSVIGFLAEKYFAGYVENSFTGNESLLSGGQLSRVLIDSDSRASLYTGSSLVLGEGYRLVIEEVDLDGSRVLVRLDKDGSEVDTGVISSGGDYVYEADVGDADSIPVIIVHFREIFRGTETNAVFVEGIFQISENVIDIESGERFGRMEISSVSSDEIVMTSDRSITLSRDSSISVMDNVMFMVADSGVVRFYPYVSVTTAEDADPLEINIPKALAQNRSVSIEVTSRGAAVENAVVMFGNTEVGNTSANGTISFTPGEAGTFTVTAEKEGFAPGSTEVEVISPDDLSRRLAIDISPSEVNVGDNISIAVTTLIDGRPVGDVEVLYDGRLVGTTGTEGRVNHTAMDAGMHRISTSSDQYLEAELNIEVQGPEARYSYSDLTIEPLVAETGDDVTISASIRNIGTETGEEDVQLLIDGNVMATEQVILDPGQEETVNFTVSMDEAGIYNASIGNLNGTFEVEEGRGIPAAGIAMGLLVVVIAAVWILRKRS; encoded by the coding sequence ATGAGAAGACACATTAATCTATCTTTACTGGTAAGTGTATTGATAATAACAGCAATCTTTCTGGCAGCAACTGCCACAGCTCAGAACAATACAACGGGAAATCGCATCTGGTCTGCAGATGAGAACCTGTCCCTGCAATATACATGGACGGCCCAGAGCTATTCAGGATTTTACTTCGACCTTGACTCGGGCGAAGGATCGGAGACACTGACAGTCAGCCTGCAAAGTTCCTCGGGCAGGACCATACCGGCCGGAGCGCTTGAATACTCTACCACGCCCATCAACACCAGCTTCGATCGGAGCGACTGGGGTTCCTACCAGGTCATAGGGTTCATGGCGGAGCGGTATTTTGCCAGCTATACCGATAACTCACAGTTTGCGGATGACGATGTAAGCCTCATGTCCAACGGGCAGCTAACAAGGGTCCTTGTGGATGAGGATACACGAAGGTCTGTTTTTGCCGGCTCTGCAATAGTCCTTAATGAAGGTTACAGGCTCAACGTTGTGGAAGTGGACCTTAACGGGGACAGTGTGCTGCTTAACCTGGTGAAGGATGGACAGGTGGTTGATACTGCCATTATCTCCGGGAACAGCGATTATGTCTACGAGGCTGAACTGGGCACGCAGCAGGATGTCCCGTTGATAGCTGTCCATTTCAGCAACATATTCCGGGGAACGGAAACCAATGCGGTGTTCATACAGGGTATCTTCCAGATATCCGAGAGCTATGTGGAAATAGAGACCGGTGACAGGTTCGGAAGGATGGAGATCCGCTCGTTCAGTGAGGGCGAGATCAGCATGGAGAACACCAATTCCATATCCCTCACAAGAGGAAACACCATACCTGTCATGGGGAAGCTGCAGTTCGTTGTTGCGGATGACAGCATATTGAGATTCGGACCTGTAGTGGACACATCACAGCCCGGCAGCTATGAGCTCAGGGGGACTGTGGTCGAAGGAGAGGCATACACATGGACACCATTGAACTTCGAAGGATTCTACTACAATATTGACGAAGGAGTAGGCACCGAATCCCTGGAAATAACCGAACTCAACGGCAGGACTATCAGTTCAGGGGATCTTGTCTACAGGAGCGTGCCGCAGCAGGTGAGCTTTGAATACAGCCCCTGGGGAAGCTTCAGTGTGATCGGCTTCCTTGCAGAGAAGTACTTCGCAGGGTATGTGGAGAACAGCTTCACAGGTAACGAAAGCCTTCTCTCGGGCGGCCAGCTTTCCAGGGTCCTTATAGATAGTGACAGCAGGGCCTCCCTTTACACCGGCTCCTCACTTGTGCTGGGCGAAGGATACAGGCTGGTGATCGAGGAGGTCGATCTTGACGGTTCAAGGGTGCTTGTGAGGCTGGATAAGGACGGCAGCGAGGTCGATACAGGTGTTATCTCCTCCGGAGGCGATTATGTATATGAGGCAGATGTTGGCGACGCCGACAGCATACCCGTAATAATCGTACACTTCAGGGAGATATTCAGAGGCACTGAAACGAACGCCGTATTCGTTGAAGGCATATTCCAGATATCTGAAAATGTGATAGATATCGAATCCGGCGAGAGGTTCGGAAGGATGGAGATCTCAAGTGTCTCCTCGGATGAGATAGTCATGACAAGCGATCGCTCCATTACGCTTTCAAGAGACAGCAGTATATCGGTCATGGACAACGTGATGTTCATGGTTGCAGATTCCGGTGTTGTGAGATTCTATCCATATGTATCGGTCACAACTGCAGAAGATGCCGATCCTCTCGAGATCAACATTCCAAAGGCTCTCGCACAGAACAGGTCCGTGAGCATAGAGGTCACTTCACGGGGAGCGGCAGTGGAGAATGCAGTAGTGATGTTCGGGAACACGGAAGTGGGCAATACCTCTGCCAACGGGACTATATCATTCACTCCGGGAGAAGCAGGCACCTTCACTGTTACAGCAGAGAAAGAGGGATTCGCGCCCGGAAGTACCGAAGTTGAGGTCATATCCCCCGACGACCTGAGCAGGAGGCTTGCTATAGATATATCACCTTCTGAAGTGAACGTGGGAGACAACATCAGCATAGCTGTCACGACACTGATAGACGGAAGACCTGTAGGGGACGTGGAAGTGTTGTATGACGGCAGGCTGGTGGGTACTACAGGTACCGAGGGCAGGGTCAACCACACAGCAATGGATGCAGGCATGCACAGGATAAGCACTTCTTCAGACCAGTACCTTGAAGCTGAACTGAACATAGAGGTTCAGGGGCCGGAAGCCAGGTACTCCTACTCTGACCTTACTATAGAGCCCCTTGTTGCAGAGACCGGAGACGATGTAACGATCTCTGCAAGTATAAGGAACATAGGTACCGAGACCGGGGAAGAGGACGTGCAGCTTCTCATCGACGGGAACGTGATGGCAACCGAACAAGTGATACTGGATCCCGGACAGGAAGAGACCGTTAACTTCACAGTGAGCATGGATGAGGCAGGCATTTATAATGCAAGCATAGGAAATCTCAATGGCACTTTTGAAGTAGAGGAGGGCCGTGGCATACCTGCAGCAGGCATTGCAATGGGCTTGCTTGTAGTGGTCATCGCAGCTGTATGGATACTGAGGAAGCGGAGCTGA
- a CDS encoding DMT family transporter, translating into MQLKNGRYSYLELVIACTIFGSSGVFFKHVHGMGVSSVIFYRLLFGFSLLVAYLLITKKYEVFRLGKKKRYVLLIGAFNVITAYAYFSSITYAGFSTAVLLLYTAPVYVTLMSPLILGDRITRRGMMSLFLSLAGILMVVMPVGGLLGSGNHLAIGVLFGLVSGLSYSGTIMIVSYLKTDYSGTSQLFWSALISLLILMPFGSRIPGEVLAPNLPVLIVFGIVTTAFASLLYLNSAAKIPAQTVSVLALLEPVSGIIFSSLFLHEPILMRTMQGCLFILLGALILVLDDRMIYIDNMKKPVPGFPNVTSARFPYISRITAWLFRKY; encoded by the coding sequence ATGCAACTTAAAAACGGACGCTACTCCTATCTTGAGCTGGTCATAGCATGTACTATCTTTGGCTCAAGCGGTGTCTTTTTTAAGCATGTCCACGGAATGGGTGTGAGCTCTGTTATCTTTTACAGGCTCCTGTTCGGCTTTTCATTACTGGTGGCATACCTGCTCATTACAAAAAAGTATGAAGTTTTCCGGCTTGGAAAAAAGAAGCGGTATGTTTTGCTCATAGGTGCGTTCAATGTAATTACTGCATACGCCTATTTCAGCTCCATCACATATGCCGGATTTTCCACGGCTGTCCTTCTGCTATATACGGCACCAGTGTATGTTACTCTGATGTCGCCTCTTATCCTGGGAGACAGGATCACCAGGCGCGGTATGATGTCATTGTTCCTGTCGCTTGCAGGCATCCTGATGGTAGTGATGCCCGTGGGTGGGCTCTTAGGAAGCGGTAACCATCTTGCTATAGGTGTGCTGTTTGGTCTTGTTTCGGGCCTTTCCTACAGTGGCACTATAATGATTGTCAGCTATCTGAAGACAGACTATTCAGGTACATCCCAGCTCTTCTGGTCAGCACTCATAAGCCTGTTGATATTGATGCCCTTCGGGAGCAGGATTCCCGGTGAAGTTCTTGCGCCCAATCTCCCGGTGCTGATCGTTTTCGGTATCGTTACAACAGCATTTGCATCCCTGTTATATCTCAACAGCGCTGCGAAGATACCTGCCCAGACAGTAAGCGTGCTGGCACTGCTTGAACCTGTGAGCGGCATAATATTCAGTTCCCTTTTTCTGCATGAACCAATACTGATGAGGACCATGCAGGGGTGCCTGTTCATTCTGCTTGGCGCCCTGATACTCGTCCTGGATGACCGGATGATATATATAGACAACATGAAAAAACCGGTTCCGGGCTTTCCTAATGTAACGAGTGCCAGATTTCCATATATTTCCAGGATAACTGCCTGGCTATTCAGGAAATACTGA
- a CDS encoding TIGR03557 family F420-dependent LLM class oxidoreductase, protein MIKIGYKIGPEQYTPSEMLEQTIAVEENGFDSIDVSDHFHPWSEEGQSCFTWSWLGAAAVSTKKIKIGTGVTCPILRYHPAIIAQAAATVASLAGGRTYLGLGTGEALNEYPVTCEWPEYNERQEMLAESIKLIRELWSGEKITFDGMYYCTQDAKLYTLPPRDIPIYISTMVPESAQFAGYHGDGMISVGGSRMKVYKQLMEKFENGAKRAGKDISNMPRMVELFVAYGDRLEESLERLHKYWAGAFIPALFTNKIYTPAMSQQNGEVVGDDILRQKACISSDPEEHAKYIKQYMNAGFTHIYIHYAGPDELKFIKSYAEDVLPLIREQRSA, encoded by the coding sequence ATGATAAAGATAGGTTACAAGATAGGTCCCGAACAGTATACTCCATCCGAGATGCTGGAGCAGACAATTGCAGTGGAGGAAAACGGTTTTGACAGTATAGACGTAAGTGACCATTTCCATCCCTGGAGCGAGGAAGGGCAGTCCTGCTTTACATGGAGCTGGCTGGGAGCCGCTGCGGTCAGTACAAAGAAGATTAAGATAGGCACCGGTGTCACCTGTCCTATCCTCAGGTATCATCCTGCCATTATTGCCCAGGCAGCTGCAACCGTAGCTTCGCTGGCCGGGGGAAGGACTTACCTGGGTCTGGGGACAGGGGAGGCCCTTAACGAATATCCTGTGACATGCGAGTGGCCTGAATATAACGAGAGGCAGGAGATGCTGGCCGAGTCCATCAAGCTCATCAGGGAACTCTGGAGCGGGGAAAAGATCACATTTGACGGCATGTACTACTGCACCCAGGACGCAAAACTATACACACTGCCTCCCCGGGATATTCCCATATATATCTCTACCATGGTGCCCGAGAGTGCGCAGTTTGCAGGGTACCACGGGGATGGCATGATATCGGTGGGCGGCTCCAGGATGAAGGTATATAAGCAGCTCATGGAGAAATTCGAGAACGGGGCAAAACGGGCAGGCAAGGATATATCAAACATGCCACGGATGGTCGAGCTCTTCGTGGCATACGGAGACCGGCTTGAAGAGTCTCTGGAAAGACTTCATAAATACTGGGCCGGCGCTTTCATTCCTGCCCTGTTCACTAATAAGATATACACTCCCGCAATGTCACAGCAGAACGGGGAGGTCGTGGGCGATGATATCCTCAGGCAGAAGGCATGCATCTCATCAGACCCTGAAGAGCACGCAAAGTACATAAAACAGTATATGAACGCAGGTTTCACACATATCTACATCCATTATGCCGGCCCCGATGAACTGAAGTTCATAAAATCCTATGCGGAGGATGTGCTGCCACTTATAAGGGAACAGAGATCAGCATGA
- the glgP gene encoding alpha-glucan family phosphorylase, which translates to MSELAEILGKDRIAYFSMEIALAKNIPTYSGGLGILAGDTIRSSAELNLPLVGISLVNSSGYFLQRLDENGMQSEEAQNWSPSEHMELLGAEATVLVERRDVKVKGWLYEHRSFTGGMIPVIFLDTDVEGNSRQDREITRYLYGGDERYRLMQELILGTGGVRLLEKLGFSIMKYHMNEGHSSFLTLELLQRYGGDEDQVRRTCVFTTHTPVASGHDTFPFEMVEGVVNDPGQMELLRKFGESEGRLNMTVLALNLSGHVNGVAKRHKEVSEQMFPGYKFNSITNGVHSYTWVCPQFRELYDRYIPGWANEPELLVRVRNIPNGEIWRAHRDAKKELIDYVNREKGIGLSHDVLTIGFGRRMAEYKRPAFVFSDLKRLRKVNDAGRIQFIFAGKAHPRDERGKEIIREIFGYMHELRESVKIVFLENYDMDLALKMIAGVDVWLNTPKQPYEASGTSGMKASHNGVVNFSVLDGWWIEGCVPGVTGYAIGPAPGMERSPEEAESMELDDLYYKLEYVIIPEYYNRRDEWINIMKNSIGMIAYYFNTHRMMRRYVTETYF; encoded by the coding sequence ATGAGTGAGTTAGCGGAGATCTTGGGTAAGGACAGGATCGCTTATTTTTCAATGGAGATAGCGCTTGCTAAGAATATTCCGACGTACAGTGGCGGTCTTGGCATACTTGCAGGGGATACGATACGCAGCAGTGCGGAACTGAACCTGCCTCTGGTAGGGATTAGCCTGGTTAACAGCAGCGGCTATTTTCTTCAAAGGCTCGATGAGAACGGAATGCAATCAGAGGAAGCCCAGAACTGGTCTCCTTCTGAGCATATGGAGCTGCTGGGCGCTGAAGCAACAGTCCTTGTGGAAAGAAGGGACGTAAAGGTCAAAGGATGGCTGTATGAGCACAGGAGCTTTACCGGGGGGATGATACCTGTCATTTTCCTTGATACGGATGTTGAAGGCAACTCCCGGCAGGACAGGGAGATCACACGTTACCTGTACGGAGGAGATGAAAGATACCGACTGATGCAGGAGCTCATACTCGGGACAGGTGGAGTGAGGCTGCTGGAGAAGCTCGGCTTTTCCATAATGAAATATCACATGAATGAAGGCCACTCAAGTTTCCTGACACTTGAATTGCTGCAGCGTTACGGGGGAGACGAGGACCAGGTGCGCAGGACATGCGTCTTCACAACCCACACACCTGTCGCAAGCGGACACGATACCTTTCCTTTTGAGATGGTTGAAGGCGTTGTGAATGACCCCGGGCAGATGGAACTTCTCCGTAAGTTCGGTGAAAGTGAGGGCAGGCTGAACATGACTGTCCTGGCACTCAACCTTTCCGGCCATGTGAACGGGGTGGCCAAAAGACATAAGGAAGTATCTGAACAGATGTTTCCCGGCTATAAGTTCAATTCCATTACCAACGGGGTCCACTCATACACCTGGGTCTGCCCTCAGTTCAGGGAGCTCTACGATCGCTATATTCCCGGCTGGGCTAATGAGCCTGAGCTTCTGGTGAGGGTCAGGAATATACCCAATGGAGAGATATGGAGGGCTCACAGGGATGCAAAGAAAGAGCTTATCGATTATGTCAACCGGGAAAAAGGTATTGGCCTGTCCCATGATGTACTTACCATCGGCTTTGGGCGGCGCATGGCTGAATATAAGAGGCCTGCTTTTGTGTTCTCCGACCTGAAAAGGCTGAGGAAGGTCAATGATGCCGGAAGGATACAGTTCATATTCGCAGGCAAGGCCCATCCCAGGGATGAGCGGGGGAAAGAGATCATCCGTGAGATATTCGGTTATATGCATGAACTCAGGGAAAGCGTAAAGATCGTCTTCCTGGAGAACTATGATATGGACCTGGCCCTGAAGATGATCGCAGGCGTTGACGTATGGCTCAATACCCCCAAGCAGCCCTATGAAGCCTCGGGTACAAGCGGCATGAAGGCCTCTCATAATGGCGTTGTGAACTTCAGCGTACTGGACGGCTGGTGGATAGAAGGCTGCGTTCCGGGAGTTACGGGTTATGCCATAGGGCCGGCTCCGGGTATGGAGAGGTCTCCTGAAGAGGCTGAATCCATGGAACTTGACGACCTCTACTACAAACTGGAATATGTCATCATCCCGGAGTATTACAACAGGCGGGATGAGTGGATCAACATAATGAAGAACTCTATAGGAATGATAGCCTACTATTTCAATACCCACAGGATGATGCGCAGGTATGTGACAGAGACTTACTTCTGA
- a CDS encoding PRC-barrel domain-containing protein: MKTGTAQGFLPADKMINVKVRNPEGEDLGKIKELMIDLRYGRIAYAVLSFSGLFGIAEKLFAIPWKSLTYLKEDKQFVLNVHKSILEESVGFDRVNWPLSDRRWLCDLYEEYKCEPYWTE, translated from the coding sequence ATGAAGACTGGTACCGCGCAGGGTTTTCTGCCTGCGGACAAGATGATAAACGTCAAAGTAAGGAATCCAGAAGGTGAAGATCTTGGTAAGATAAAGGAACTGATGATAGACCTGCGGTATGGCAGGATCGCTTATGCGGTGCTGTCTTTCAGCGGCCTGTTCGGCATAGCTGAGAAATTGTTTGCCATTCCCTGGAAATCGCTCACCTATCTGAAGGAGGATAAGCAATTTGTGCTTAATGTGCACAAGAGCATTCTTGAGGAGTCAGTGGGCTTTGACCGGGTAAACTGGCCTCTCAGCGACCGGAGGTGGCTGTGCGACCTTTATGAGGAATATAAGTGCGAGCCTTACTGGACAGAATGA
- a CDS encoding inorganic diphosphatase: protein MTERQIESVIIEIPKGSRNKYEYDKEKKMVKFDRMLFSSMVYPCDYGFFPDTLALDGDPLDVLVLTWEPTFPGCLIDVHPVALFDMEDDKGRDEKILCVPESDPLWNHIESIEQVPPHLLKEIPHFFETYKHLENKHVEIIGWEGLDAAVKILREAKSRYKEQNK, encoded by the coding sequence ATGACTGAAAGACAGATCGAGAGCGTGATCATCGAGATACCGAAAGGAAGCCGGAATAAGTATGAATATGATAAGGAAAAGAAAATGGTCAAGTTTGACAGGATGCTTTTCTCCTCAATGGTGTATCCGTGCGACTATGGCTTCTTCCCGGACACCCTGGCGCTTGACGGTGATCCCCTTGATGTCCTGGTGCTTACATGGGAGCCTACATTTCCCGGATGTCTCATAGATGTTCATCCTGTCGCACTGTTTGATATGGAGGATGACAAGGGACGGGACGAGAAGATACTCTGTGTCCCGGAGAGCGACCCGCTGTGGAACCATATAGAGAGCATTGAACAGGTTCCGCCTCATCTGCTAAAGGAAATACCGCATTTCTTCGAGACATACAAGCACCTGGAAAATAAGCATGTGGAGATCATCGGCTGGGAAGGCCTGGACGCGGCCGTGAAGATACTCAGGGAAGCTAAGTCCAGATACAAGGAACAAAATAAGTGA
- a CDS encoding PLDc N-terminal domain-containing protein, with product MSVVETIWGLILLLSIIWVIYDLFTYNRAMSTLKKVLWIIVVLLLGILGVILYYLIGRRRR from the coding sequence ATGAGCGTAGTGGAAACTATATGGGGCCTGATATTACTCCTTTCAATCATCTGGGTGATATATGACCTGTTCACTTACAACAGAGCGATGAGTACACTCAAAAAGGTATTGTGGATAATTGTCGTTCTATTGCTGGGCATACTAGGGGTTATACTTTACTATCTTATCGGAAGGAGGAGAAGGTAA